CTAGCTTCATATCAAATCTATATCATAAAACAAGTTAAACTTCAGTACTACACAAAAGTGTGTAcaattgtacattttttttttttttgatatatgaaTAAAGTTCAAATTGGAGAGAGGACcccataatttttatcaaataaaataatattatatgtatttaatAATCTTAAACAAATTGTTTCTGGTATACATTTTTCTAAAGAAAGTAATCCATATCTAGCTAAAGAggaagaaatatcaaatatgtaTACGCacaccttcttttttcttttccttatgATATATTTCCTTCTCTAgcttgaaaaattattttcatcGCTTACTAATAAAAGATAGATTGTGTTTAAGCCTCCAAAGTTATCAATAAACATAAAGTTCATGTGTATATGTTGATGGTTTTTGCAAAACCCATTTGTTGACGTTGATTTAGCAAAAAATGTGGTAGGTACGCATTTCGTTCAAAGATTAGTCGCATATGATATAATAatcaccaataacaatttacttACACAAACATCAAACAAAGTTAAAAAGATGCAACGACAACcaaaatttattcataaattttggggctattttcaataaattagtcTCAAGTATAGTTAAAAGCAAGACtagtaaataattaaaacttttttacccaaaaaaaaaaataataataattaaaacttcCATGCTCAGCGCATgttaaagaaaacacaaaagctaTATCATAAATAATTGAACATTCAACTGGAATCACATCAATTAATTGTAGATTAAAACTTTATGTTGGATTCAAAAAACCAGAATCACATCAATCACTGGATGCAAGAATCAAATATATTGGGCTCCCAATGAGTTTCACATACGTTACAAGAAACATTATTCcaatttatgaaataaatattaaaagacCTTATTTCCTAGTTTCAATTTAGGGAATCCAAATAAATCTCTTTACCTCATAAGTATTTTTCAAATACCaccacacacccttggtgcgatggtcactccacaagtataaatgcttgtggagtgtggggggcaagggtcagggttcaagtctttaagagggaacttcacacacatatacacttaaattagagtagaattctatcttgtataaaaaaataaagtatttttcaaataatcatTAATCTACATTACTCAATCAATTTAAGTTTTGAGGTTAGGTGATGAGATGTGAAGGTCTTAGGTACCTTTCTTGGTCGATACAAAGACTAGTCTCATTGTATGTAATGGCTACTAATAATTACCATACACAAATATCAATAAAGTTACAAgcaaaactaataaaatttcaaaacttcctTGCTAGTACATgtaccaaaaaaggaaaaaaaaaactaactaactaaatagcattataaataattgaaaatttaaaaataatcgAATGTAATGTTGGATTAAATCTTGAGCTCACAAGAAAATATAAAGTGATTCAAAGAAGTGAAAAATTAGTATTCAACTCCAAATTCCTATCCAATCTAAAAATAAagtcacacaaaaaaaaaaaaaaaacattttttcctGTTGGACATGTCTTGTATATTCCAAGCTAGTTATGTTTGTCAAAGTCATATAGTTGCTTTCGAAAAGTATCTACATTTTGTCCCCCAACTTAATTACCATTTGAATAAGAGTAACAATCCTAAGTTTGTCAATTAAGATTTCCTAGTACTATCCAGTATAAATTAATACTGCAAATACTAGGACCAcaaacttacaaatttcaacattcttaaaaaaaaaaaaaaaaaaaaaaaaacttacaaatttcaacaaTTGTCTTCTTGGGTGCAAACTTGCTCTACCGTTAATGGAGCATGTCATTTTCATGGAGTTCCATTCAAGGAAGGCTGCCGGAAGAGAAGCCAGTGAATCAAGCAGACGCATCACTGAGGAGGTCCCAATATAGATCATTTCAACCTAGACTACCTTGTTGAAAAGGTTTGAAATGGTAAGGGAGGCAGGGAAAAATGTGAAGAATAAATCTCCAACGCCAAAGATACAGAAGGTTGTATTCTTGCTGCGAAATGACAAGGATTTTGAGAAATACTATGAGCCACAAGTGATATCACTGGGTCCAATCCATCTTGGTAAGCCAAAGTACCAACTAGGAGAGAAGTACAAGCTTGTATTGACATCTGAGTTCATCGAAATCAGTAGGAAGAGTATAGAAGAAATACACAAGAATAGGGGCAGCGCTACGTTGTAGTCAGGGGGTTCAATGAACCCCCTGACCagggaaaaaaattggtttgaACCCCTACTATAAACATTTGCACACTCTGAAAGCCCAATTGAATAGAGCTttaaactctataaaaaaaaaaaaagggccaaACCAAACCTAAGAGggatgttaggacatatgtcgttcacttgataagaacatatgtcactcttttatgtaattggctaagcctttgacaaaacgcactttacttgtaatttggtagatttaagatgtttttaatacttcaagaaacaagatttcaagatcaagtattaaagctaagcaagtctgtccaagaaacaagctgagaagtgctcttcattaaagctcaacagctggctcgacagttgcatctattgagctttaagaagctgttccagccacgtggctcgacaactgctcaacagcacctcgacacctctagctgtcacgatttaagaaaaacattttttagatctgttttgattctattCCGTGGATATGTTTTtgagccttcttttctcataaccctaaacatataaaatgattattttaagtgccgtcaaagtaagcacaagttgcacaagcattgagcaaagtctgttcaagtaTTGAgtaaagtctgttcaagcaatttgtgaccggagaaaaagtttgccctagttcatctctttgtgaagaagctactgtgtctttgcaccatagagttttgtaaccaagcattttcttgttctttattgtgaggatgaactgaagaactttgcaaccaacgtctttctcaagttggtgattgaagtcgcgtactgggaaccgtgcattaaaaatgagagattgtcactacagaacaagtccaattaggtattggggtaagggttcaactgtaggtggGTAGAAGGTACTgcgattcctttacttgtaaccgcttgttatgataatagtggattctcgggagtggtggccttaaaatcacccggtgaggtttttgccttggaggttttccccattcgtaaacaaattaccgtgtcaaatttattttccgctgcactttagtttattggtgatttgtttgtgctaccacgcgtttacatgtaaatttgattaattaataaacttggctaattaatcaacttaatccatcacatggggtcaatatgtttttgacCTATCAAGGGAAAAATGTAGTCCTCTCCTACAATCCCTTTTCACTCTccaaacccaaagaaaaaaggTAGCTACTTCACCCACAAACAATCTGCCGCCATCTTACTCATATCTACCGCCGCATCGCCAACGCCTGAACTGTCCTTGATATGCCGCTGCTGCAACTTgttctaatattttttatttctttttcattcactGTGATAATGTGTGTTTATAGTGTTTTGATAGCCTTCTTTCAGTGAATCACGGGGTGTGTGTGGGAGGTTATGGTGTTTTGATACTTTATCTTTGAGTTATGAGTCTTTGACTAGTTGATCATCTCCTTTTATGCATCTGTACTATTAAGGGGCCGTTTGGTAGAGTGGTTCAAACTCACTCTACCAATTATTTTAAACAAtcttacacatattttcacacactttttcacccacacatatttcaaaaaattacaaacaattCAACTAAAACTTCTCTACTAAACGGCCTTAAGTTTTTGTAGTGTTTACGAGCACAAGTTTTTGTAGTGTTTGATATAAAGTattgagttatgagttttgtCTTTTGCTTTTTTGAGTCTTTGACCGAAGTGTGTGGGAGTGTTTGTTGCTACGTGGGTGGGTCAGTACCTTAAATGAAGAAttgtaaagaaaatataaaataatttatcaaaatgtctagcaaattcataaaaaattggtaaagagttaaaaaataaactaataaattaaagtattctaagttataataattaaagttcacttacaacaataattaatatattattgtattaaaaaaaaatatgtcaaatgaatatatagtattttttttaatagattttgtataatttatgtttcttaacGATCCTTTTAAACAAAATCTTGGAGCCACCATTGCACAAGAAGATTCAGGATAAGATCAAGGAACTGAGCGGCTGCTTTGAAAAGGAGGTGACGATGGACTTTAATGATAAGGCGCTAGCTTGGTTGCTGTTCGTGGACGGCTGTGCAATACTACAATTCATATATTGCGCTAGTACTAAGGACAAGTTCAAAGATTTAAGTATAAAATATGACAATGTAGCCTTTAGACATCATGATTTGTTTTTGCTGGAGAATCAGCTTCCATATTGTCTTTTCTTGGAAAAGATGATCCACTACTTTGTTATATTACTCATTCCGTCCCAATTTGTTTATCCTatttcaaaaatcaaactttttaagaaaatatcatttattgtcttatctgtctttaaaaaaaatggataaattttcaaaattactcttaaataaatttatcaaaaaataggaATATTAAATCTGAAATTACAAGCACAAAAATCTGCTCCTTACCAATCTTAGCATTTTTGAAATTACATAGCACAAATTGTAACTTACTCTCTtaattagatttgaaaaatctacaacTATAGCAATACAAAAACTATTGGGTATTGGCTCCAAGCAATTTTTGATTACTTCAAATACAAATTCTAGTTTATCTTTTTAAtcaatattgatttttttaaaatatttgttggttttcttttcaaatggttTTGGAAATACAGTAAGAGCATAATAAGAACATTAATAAATTAGTGActtctaattttaaaaataagttccctcaaaaaaataattttaaaaatgagaaaatattatAGGACATCttaaaatggaatagaggacaaaTAAACTAGAGGAGTAATAAATAGCAATCATTGCATAACCTAAAATTACAAGAGAAAAGTAGAggattataaataaaataaaataaaaaaattacaaaagtaaAGCTAGACTTCCCTGAAATTACGCAGGTTTCACTTTCAATCTTTCATATTATATAAAGACAAAGCGAGTAATAATATTAAGGTTTATTCAGAAAAGTGTACCatgtatgaatttattttgtagtttttagaCATCGCGTAGATTATATTCCAAGCTTGCTAAGTTTATTCATTATAAGATATGGTTACTTTAGGAAAGTTTCTATTCAAATAAGAGCAACAGTCCTAAATTTCTCAAGCTAAAGTTTCCACGTACTATAACATACAGTAAGTACTTGTTAGGACTGCAAACTTACAAAATTCAATTGCTTTCTTTGGTGCAAATTGCTTTGGCCGGAAAGGAGCATCTTGTTTTCATGGAGGGACATTTCAGTAGAGAAGCTGAAACAAGCAGCAGCGCCACTGAGGACACTGAGACAAACAGCATTTCAAGCGAAACCACTACCCTGGAGGCAAAGATTAAAACAGTAATGGAGGCAAGAAAAAATTTGGCACCATCCCCAGCACCAAAGATACAAAAGGTTATATTCTTGCTGCGAGATAACAAGGATTTCTTCCAGAAGCACTATGAGCCAAGAGCAGTATCACTCGGTCCTATCCATCATGGAAATGAGAAGTACAAGCTAGGAGAGAAGTACAAGCTTGTGCTGACATATGAATTCGTTGAAGGTAGCGAAGAGAAGATAAACGATTtgttcaagaaaattaaagagaagATCAAGGAGCTGAAGGAGTGCTTCGAGGAGGAAGTGATCAAAAGCTACAATGATGAGGACCTcatttggttgttgttggtggacGGCTGTGCAACACTACAATACATATACTGCGCAGCTAACAACGGGTTCGAAGATTTGAATATAAAAACCGACAGCGTAGCCTTTACACAACAAGATTTGTTTTTGCTTGAGAATCAGCTTCCTTATCGTCTGCTCAAACGGTTCATGAGCTGGAGTAAAAAAGAAGCTGAGTTGCAGAAATCGATTCACACTTACATCGGTTGGCATGCTACCAAGGACGGAGCCAGGAGTTTTATTGAGGGGGGGCGAagtataaaaacatttttttttcttgaaaattcaaACTAGCATCCATTTAGTATAACAAATGGAAGATgcgaataattatttttttaataaattacgaAACAATTATATATCAAAAAGGAATATAGCCTTCTTGTAAATCTAAAAAATCATCataactaaaataattatttcaaacCAAGCATGACAATTTTCaaccataaatttataatttggaatAGCTTGAGCAAAGCATCAAACACCACTTCCTTGTACATAAAAAATCTCATTAGGAACTTTAGTAATTGTGTCTGTGTGCATCAACCATTGAACAATGTGTAGTGTGTCATGACTCATGACTCGCTTGGGTGTGGCATTTTTAATCTTACTATCTACTAATTGCTGGACATAACAGTAACCATTCCActaaacaaaaagacaaaacatcTCAACTGAATTAATTGTTCAATTGCAACAGAGCAACTCCCAAAACGCATTATACACCACTttataactattaaaaaaaaattcatttcaaaGTTGAATAAAGTGAAGTAGTAATAATGCCGTTCAGAGAAAGATATTAGACAATAAGAAATTAAACGACACAAAAAGAAGCAGAGAGTAACACAGccaaaaaaagggtaaaaactAGAGTCAGAGCAACTTAGTAGATAGGAGATTGGACACACAGTCTCACTGATGAAGTAGAAATGGCGGTAGTGTCATGAGTGGATCAAAGAGGGCAAAATtacacacactctctctttgTTCGACTGGTATTTGTATTAtcttttttaggaaattttttctttaaaattaatagAGCTGAAATTGAACTGTTGATTTGAAGATCTGATTAATTTAgatctaataaaattattaagggcttttttcttgtttatttgggctttactttttatgttgtttgGGCTACTTTTTCTTGAATGTTgtttgggttaattttttttggttaaagagGTCAAGGTTATATTTTCAGTGGGtagaaaggggggggggggcaagaATTATTTACTTAAGCCCAAATtcaaaaaactcataaaatattatatacttctttttttgttttataaattccaggggggggccattgccccccaaGGTCATCAAATAGCTCCGTCATAGTAACAGTATCACTACCAAAGGATCATTCATCAGTTGTCCGCTGTGCGTGGCTAAGTTCGTTATCATGGTGTCTCTCGCAAAAACCAAAGCCGCAACAagcaaaaaacaagaaagaacaAAGCCTTGACTCGGAGGAAAAGGGACAGGTGAATCAGAATCACTCATCAACTTTCTGCAGCCCACTCGTAAGTTTGTTATCATGGTGTCACTCGCAAAGACCAAAGCCGCAACAAGTAGGAAGTGAGAAAGATCAGGAAAGCCGTCCCTCAAAGGAGAAGCATGGAGATATAGATGCCATCCATCTTCTCGATCTTCTGAGGACACGTCTCTTGGATAAGAATCAACAAGTCAAGCATAAGAAACGAAATGGGAATGGCCAAATAACTTGGCCATCCTATCGCAATGTTCAGGAGCTCCGAGCAGCAGGTATTCATGTGGAACGTAGTAAAAAGGAAAATAGTTGCTTGAGTGACATATCTTTTACTACACTCGGTTGTTTGGGATTCCTTTGGCTTCCTCCAATAACTGTGGATGACTCAACAACGCCAAAGTTCTTGAACTTGATAGCCTACGAGATGTGTCTAGATTTCCAAAATGACTTTGCGATCACCTCGTACATATCCTTCCTCGATTCACTAATCGATGAGCCCAACGATGTAAAGATGCTAAGGAAAGCAGGAATACTCTATAATTGCCTTGgcagtgatgatgaagtggctAGAGTCTTCAATGAGATAGGTATCGATTTGGTGCCTAACAGCGAAATATATAGGGATGTCAGAGTTCAAATCCAGAAGCACTACAAGAACCAGTTGATGACCTGGTTTGCTCAAGTCTATCACGACTATTTCAGCAGCCCCTGGACGTTCATGGCTTTCTTTGGCGCATTGTTGGCACTTGCTCTAACTGTCATTCAGACTTGGTATGCCGTCGACTCTCCTCCAGGACCCTGTGATAACTTCTGCAAGAATTTAACTCGAAACtaaatttttatggtttttatttgcaaaaggtaaaattttatttgctgTTCTCTTTCCAAGTGTGTCTAGCCAGCTGAGAATTACATGGTTTTTATGCCCTTTCAGACTGTTGTTTCCAAATAAAAAGGCCTTAGGAATTCTACTATTCATGATTTCGCATGGGTCATCCCAAGGCCTCATCATCTTATTAATTTGTTCACCTTCGTGCTGAAGATTTCTTGCAAGTCCAAAATAAGTCGGGGTAATTGTACTTTCTAATTTGATGTAATGTGTGAGGAATCTGAGTTTGTGCGtgatttgtgtttgtttggttttctatttttctttttcttttgtttatgtaATCAAATTTAAAGATGAATTAGTAGTAGTTCAGTACTAGTGCATTGCACGGCTTTGGAACAATCTAGTCTATATAatctatttggtccattttggtccacttcgaTTCAATTAAATCAATTTTGGTTCATTCAATTCACTTCAGTCCGCTCGGTTGAATTTGGTCAATTCGATTCATTTTAGTCTAATTCAAtccattcggtccactttggtctatttcagtctatttcaattcaattcagTCTATTTGATCCAATTTAGTTCACTTCAATCCATTCAGTGCGTGCACTTACTTAAGAACGAGGAAAGACAAGTTTGGGTTGAGAGTAcagttttaaaaaccaaaacagTCAAAGAATCGAAAATTGATCAGATTCATAGTTTTTACTAGTTGAATCACccgtttttcaatttttaccaTATTGGATTATGGTCCAAATCTCGGTTGAACTCCAATTTAAGTGTCAACACTAGCAGTTCATTGTAGCAAGGTCTAGGTGGGCAAGGTAGGGTATTAGTATATCTGCCGAATAATTTAAATGTGGGAACTTTTCCTCTAAAAAGGGAAATATTGAATGAATGGATCGTAAATTgtaaaatcttacaatttttGCCCAttctaaagaaaatattaatcatAGATAAAATGGAATTTCCACAATGATTGCAAATCCTTTTGATAGAATTTTAGAATGCAAATTCTTGTTGTACCcaaaaaatggattttgttTAGAATCATTAGCAGAAATTATCAAATAATTCCATTGatatggtataaaaaaaattattactttatcactttttgggtttggtggcagagaaaaagagagaggaagtaagaaagaaactaatataaaaaaaataaactgtGTTTCGATGTTTAGATGATGGTAAAAATAAGACCATTGATGCAGGGTATGTTGTGAAATAATTATGTGTTacaataaataaagtaacattATGAAgtgttaaatgttaaaatttttagttataTTGATGTAAATGCTCTAAGTGGGAATCATTAAAGATAGTTTAGCAATTTagtttggttttgttgtttagaggtaaaattgattttgagttgatgTTAATGTGCCTGTGTTcatttcaaaacccaaaacgTAGGTTGGATAAGAACAAAAGAGAGccctatattaaaaaaaaaaaaaaaaaaaaagttgttagtAACGTATCAACAAAACGTAAAACCAAATAGGATAGAACAATGAAGTTGAGATGAACGTGGccgtttgttttttttttttttttttttttttttcataaaatactaCAAGTagttgataataaaaaaaaaaaaaaaaaaaaaaaaacaagatgtttgttcttaccaaaaaaaaaaaattgcaatttggTGCAGTCATTCCGCAGAAACATGGCTTCTAgactcaacttttattatataatatatattataaactaGATCCAATATGTcacaaatttatgattttaaattGCATTTGgttcacttgaaaatatttttcgacCATACAATACTTTCaactaaaaacattttttggaaaatcaATTATTCTCGAGCTTTTAGTTGTGTTCCTGAATATGCTCTAGAATACATAATTTCTATTAATTTTCCAGATATTTTCAGCTCTCAAAcaaatacataataaaaaattacaacccaaaaaatccaaaataacttttttttttaaagatataaaggggggggggggggggggggggagagagagaggttgcAATGCTTCAACAAACTAAGGTTGATGAACCATCTTTGATGTGAGAGAGATCGAGACCAAAGAGTCACTGCAACCCTTTGAGGCTAACAATGTATCATC
This genomic stretch from Castanea sativa cultivar Marrone di Chiusa Pesio chromosome 9, ASM4071231v1 harbors:
- the LOC142609402 gene encoding UPF0481 protein At3g47200-like; amino-acid sequence: MEHVIFMEFHSRKAAGREATETSSSATEDTETNSISSETTTLEAKIKTVMEARKNLAPSPAPKIQKVIFLLRDNKDFFQKHYEPRAVSLGPIHHGNEKYKLGEKYKLVLTYEFVEGSEEKINDLFKKIKEKIKELKECFEEEVIKSYNDEDLIWLLLVDGCATLQYIYCAANNGFEDLNIKTDSVAFTQQDLFLLENQLPYRLLKRFMSWSKKEAELQKSIHTYIGWHATKDGARISLPKDHSSVVRCAWLSSLSWCLSQKPKPQQAKNKKEQSLDSEEKGQVNQNHSSTFCSPLVSLLSWCHSQRPKPQQVGSEKDQESRPSKEKHGDIDAIHLLDLLRTRLLDKNQQVKHKKRNGNGQITWPSYRNVQELRAAGIHVERSKKENSCLSDISFTTLGCLGFLWLPPITVDDSTTPKFLNLIAYEMCLDFQNDFAITSYISFLDSLIDEPNDVKMLRKAGILYNCLGSDDEVARVFNEIGIDLVPNSEIYRDVRVQIQKHYKNQLMTWFAQVYHDYFSSPWTFMAFFGALLALALTVIQTWYAVDSPPGPCDNFCKNLTRN